From the genome of Triticum aestivum cultivar Chinese Spring chromosome 3B, IWGSC CS RefSeq v2.1, whole genome shotgun sequence, one region includes:
- the LOC123071292 gene encoding ammonium transporter 2 member 3, producing the protein MHHLGCRCRHATHATVESLVHGAHVRAPPPTAAAYFYQARIAEEPRRGAARCPCIHRSRTYVSASRVIDQTMAAPPLPGAYMPDLPAVPEWLNKGDNAWQLTAATFVGIQSMPGLVVLYGSIVKKKWAVNSAFMALYAYASTLIVWVLLAFRMAFGDRLLPFWGKAGPALTGDFLVARASFPATAHYGAGGALEVPPTQPYYPEATLVLFQFQLAAITLVLLAGALLGRMNIKAWMAFTPLWLLLSYTVCAFSLWGGGFLYHWGVIDYSGGYVIHVSSGVAGFTAAYWVGPRLKSDRERFAPNNILLMIAGGGLLWLGWAGFNGGAPYAPNIIASIAVLNTNVSAAASLLTWTCLDVIFFGKPSVIGAVQGMMTGLVCITAGAGLVHTWAAVLMGICAGSVPWFTMMVLHKRSFLLQKVDDTLAVFHTHAVAGLLGGVLTGLLATPELTTLHTHVPGTRGAFYGGGIQQVGKQLAAALFVVAWNVAVTTGIILAVGLVIPLRMPDEQLRIGDDAAHGEEAYALWGDGERFDVSRRAAARATEVGDQSVDQRLAAMGARGITVQL; encoded by the exons ATGCACCACTTGGGCTGCCGGTGTCGACACGCCACACATGCCACGGTTGAGTCACTGGTTCATGGGGCTCACGTACGTGCTCCTCCACCAACCGCCGCCGCCTACTTTTACCAAGCGCGCATCGCCGAGGAGCCGCGTCGCGGTGCAGCACGGTGCCCTTGCATACATCGATCACGTACGTACGTGAGTGCGTCGCGGGTGATCGATCAAACAATGGCCGCCCCGCCTCTGCCGGGCGCGTACATGCCTGACCTGCCGGCGGTGCCGGAGTGGCTGAACAAGGGCGACAACGCGTGGCAGCTGACGGCGGCGACGTTCGTGGGCATCCAGTCCATGCCGGGGCTGGTGGTACTCTACGGCAGCATCGTGAAGAAGAAGTGGGCCGTCAACTCGGCCTTCATGGCGCTCTACGCCTACGCCTCCACGCTCATCGTCTGGGTGCTGCTGGCCTTCCGCATGGCGTTCGGCGACCGCCTCTTGCCGTTCTGGGGCAAGGCCGGGCCGGCGCTGACGGGGGACTTCCTCGTGGCGCGCGCGTCCTTCCCGGCCACGGCGCACTACGGCGCCGGCGGCGCGCTTGAGGTGCCCCCCACGCAGCCCTACTACCCGGAGGCGACGCTGGTGCTGTTCCAGTTCCAGCTCGCCGCCATCACGCTGGTGCTGCTCGCCGGCGCGCTGCTGGGCCGGATGAACATCAAGGCGTGGATGGCGTTCACGCCGCTCTGGCTGCTCCTCTCCTACACCGTCTGCGCCTTCAGCCTCTGGGGCGGCGGCTTCCTCTACCACTGGGGCGTCATCGACTACTCCGGCGGCTACGTCATCCACGTCTCCTCCGGTGTCGCCGGCTTCACCGCTGCCTACTGG GTGGGGCCGAGGCTGAAGAGTGACAGGGAGAGATTCGCGCCCAACAACATCCTGCTCATGATCGCCGGCGGCGGGCTGctgtggctgggctgggccgggttCAACGGCGGCGCGCCGTACGCCCCGAATATCATCGCGTCCATCGCGGTGCTCAACACCAACGTGAGCGCCGCGGCGAGCCTCCTCACCTGGACCTGCCTCGACGTCATCTTCTTCGGCAAGCCGTCCGTGATCGGCGCCGTGCAGGGCATGATGACGGGCCTCGTCTGCATCACCGCCGGCGCAG GGCTGGTGCACACGTGGGCGGCGGTGCTGATGGGCATCTGCGCCGGCAGCGTGCCGTGGTTCACCATGATGGTCCTCCACAAGCGCTCCTTCCTCCTCCAGAAGGTGGACGACACCCTCGCCGTGTTCCACACCCACGCCGTCGCCGGGCTCCTCGGCGGCGTCCTCACGGGGCTCCTCGCCACCCCGGAGCTCACCACCCTGCACACCCACGTCCCTGGCACGCGCGGCGCCTTCTATGGCGGCGGCATCCAGCAGGTGGGCAAGCAGCTGGCCGCAGCGCTCTTCGTCGTCGCGTGGAACGTCGCGGTCACCACCGGCATCATCCTCGCCGTGGGCCTCGTCATCCCGCTGCGGATGCCCGACGAGCAGCTCAGGATCGGCGACGACGCGGCGCACGGCGAGGAGGCCTACGCGCTCTGGGGAGACGGCGAGCGGTTCGATGTGTCCCGGCGTGCGGCAGCGAGGGCCACCGAGGTCGGGGACCAGTCGGTCGACCAGCGTCTGGCAGCCATGGGAGCTAGAGGCATCACCGTTCAGTTGTAG